The sequence AGGTCAGATTTGGCTCAGTTTCTTCATCACAGACCAGGTGTGTTGGGTTACTGGGTTTTAATGTCTGCATTTTAACCCCAAACTCATTTAAGCACAAGTGCTTTcttatattaacattttagaTCACTAAAATCAAAACTGGACAGGTTGGTTAATTCCATCAGCCCTTTGATTGGTGgacatgtgtgtatgtctgctgcagctctgtgtgcaGTGATAGCCCTGTACAATGCTGCTTGATTGCCATGCCACAAGGCAACACTGTAAAGAAGCTCACAGCACACAGAAAGACTCTGGACGCTCCAGGAAATAAGAAGTTTAAATATGGttaatgctaaaaaaaacacacatccagTTTTAGCAGTCACTCCCTTTTTCATTAATGTTCTACTTTATTTTAGTCAAACTACGTTTGGTTGTTCCGTGTTTTCTGGACACACGATATTTCTATGGTCCCAGTGAGCACCCACAATGCCAAAATTACCTTCTATCTCACTGCTAATTATATGAAAATTACTGCAACTCAGATATGTCATGGACAATagtgactctgtgtgtgcacGTACCTCATTCACAGCACACATTCGTGCAATGGATCCTATGTTGTTAGTGATTGTGACCAACGTGGCTCTGGCCAGATCTTCCTTACTAATGCTGTCTCGCTTTTCTTTGCTCATCATGTGACCAAAActgataaacaaacacaacatgtaaacaaatcattttacatatcaacacacacaaaacaaacacaacatgtaaacaaattttattttgtgtggcaCATACTGTTGTCATGTCTACTTTTCTATTTGATGAACTCTTAAATGTAATACaagtttcccaaaatgtcatgACACTCTTCAGTAAAcaagtgctgtttgtgtgtatgtgtgacattTTACCCAGGGCTCACAGGGCAAAGCCACAGTTTAATGTGCTAAAGCAGATTAGCACACAAAGGTCTGAGTATGACAGTGAGTTCGTAATTAGGTGCCATACTTTGCTACTCATTTATTTCATGCACCATTGCCAGGTATGTGGGTTATGACTTTTTACCTTTGTGGAGCAAAACATTCAAACTAAATATGAAATGACCCTGGgcctaaacaaaaacaaaatcctgtttAGTCTTTATGGGGGATTCATGTTCTCACCATCTAATCAATGTTAAAATGCTTTACACCTGTTCATCAAATTCTAAACTGACCCACTTCAAATAATTAgtttaattaataattcattttatcatttagaAGGTCAAGTGTTTGTCTGAAGTCAACTGTGGCAATGTTGTGGACAAACCCTTGTCAACCTCACCTGGATGCCACAGCAGAGCCCTGCAGGCCAAACCGCTCATAATCTCCTCCATAGATGtctttcaccagtttgtccacaTTGGTAGAGTCACCCTTGCTGGCCATTTCCAAAGCTTCCTCAAACGTCTCACAGCCCGTAAGCAGACAGCAGAGGCCCAGGAATGTACCACCTCCCAGACTGAAAGTGAAAGAGAATGAAATAAGGTAAAACAGGGTTGGAGAGGGTGTGACAGATTTAGAGGAataaggagagaaggaggacagAGATGAGGATGGGGAAGGTCTTGATTTAGCTTTATCTTCTTCAGCATCTGCAGCTGCTAGCAGCCCCTAGTTAGGAGCAAACAGCGCATGGTGAAAGCTGGACAGAGTAAATGAATTTCACAGAGCAGCGATAAAATACAATGTGTAATGAAAGTTCTACAACCTTTCAACTCAGATGAATGTTCGTGGTCTAAGACTGATGGTTTCTATTACTGTCAGTGTCacatttgtctgtcaactgGTCTCtaaatcacaattaaaatgttattagCATGATTAGAAAGGGTTAGATTCTTGACTTAAGTTAAATCTCGTTATACCAACttgttgaaatgaaatataaacagcACAATTTTCATTAAAAGATATTGTCAGACActtcaaaatgattaaatatggGATTCAAAGGTATTCCGATAATATCTTATCAATAAAACACTATCAAGCCCCTTCTAACACCTTTTGCTTCAGTCATTCACATCATCATTGAAGAGGCACAATAATTCTGTTTAGGAAATAAATAAGCTGACCTTTAACCTCTGAGTGAGCTTTAATTCCCAGTATCTGCAGCTTTATAAGCAACCAACATATGGGCTTTAAATGTAAACTGTCAAGTAAATAaactggaaaataaacatgGGGGTGGATGTGGGAAAAGAAACAGATCAAATTCAACACGAGAAGTGGGAGCTTAATGATTTagtaaaataagacaaatagaTGAGAGATATTTACACAAAGTGAGTCaaactttaaaagaaaactaaCAACTTACAGCACAAAGCACACATTTAAGACGACACACCCAACCCCCACCTCATTGTTTACACCCACAACattgaaaaatgtttctgttcctGGAAATAgaagcttcacacacacacacacacacacacactctgactgAACTGTGGTTAATTGGACTAGTTTAATAAGTGaagtgttcatgttcatgttcaaaaacaaaatcttctACACCATAATAACCAAGATACAGATAAGGTGataacacataaaaaacaactgGAACTCACACGACAGGTTCTAGTTTAGCTAGCGGCCACATCTACTGAAAAGTATTCAACTAACTTTTAGCATTTATGTATTCATGCAAACCAATGTCAGTTCAAATATATGAGTTAGGGCTTAAGATCGATTTTCATGTAACAAAGGTCTTATGTTTCTGAGGTTCTTGTGTTTTAGGTTCATGAGAAGTGAAAATGTCTCTCTTTTTACCTGGCTCTGTTTCAGTTCTTTGtgtaattaacttttttttctgttcatcttAATCAACCAGGTTTTTACAAATAACAGAATATGGGCTTTTGTAAAACTGTAATTCTATTAGTTCTTTACAGGGTAATTATCTGTTTAAATGGATCAAACCATATGTACATATTTCTGTTGTGCTTGTGCGTGTTTATTGAGAAActgtaatgcaaaaaaaatgtaagaacaatCTTGGGAATTTTAGGAATGAATATGGATCagtcaaacaaaaagaaatcgCAACTcatggatttgtttttaatacacATAACTAGATACTGACCTGGTCCCAGTCACCCGTTTATAGTTGTTTTCAGAGTACACAGCTAAGATGGAGACCCCGGAGCCGATGTTGACCAGCAGCATAGGGAAGAGGTTGTCCAGACTGCAGGGCTTTTTCACGCAGCTCTGGGTGTCTGATGGGTTCTGGAAATAGTAGCACTCTGGGTGTCCGTTGAAGCCCACCCTGTCGACAAACAGCAGGCCCCGGATCAGGCAGTCCAGCTCATCCAGCTTCAGCAGCTCCAGGTCAGCCATCTGCAGCACAAATGGAGGAAACACAActaacaaatgaaatgaaatgagataATGAGAGGACACAGTTTTAGTTGCTGAACACTATCAAAGTAAATATCATTACATCCTTTTTTTACtaagatattttttaaagtacTTTAAGACCCAAATGTACACAAGTTCTTGTTTCACCTCAGTTCATGCTGCAGTGCCCAGAGAGTTCATTGATCCCACTGCACTGCAGAGAGGGTCAACGAACTGAGGTAACCAGGCAGTGAGACAGGCAGAgatcaaatgcaaaaaaaggTAGATTCAATCTACTGCAAAACATCAAAGCAGGCAGAAATTTCTGCTCAAACTGGTTTATAACCAGTAAGAAATGCAATTTGGGTGTATTGTAAATGTATCCAGGAAGACTTGGCCTAGTTAGCAGTAACTACTGTTGCAACATTCATTCATATCATTATTTTCTCCTTTAATTAATGGGCCAATAGAAATCAGtataggcttcagcagatccctgtgaccctggttaaggaataagcgggtatagaaaatggatggatggatggatggatgggtagaAATCAGTGCCTGTTAAGTGATCAATCTGTCTATTTTGTCCAACCAACTGTCCAAACCTGAAAGATATTGAATTTAGTGTAACACCAAGAAAATCAAAGAATTATCTTGTTTAAGAAGATGGAGCTGACAAATGTTTGGCATGCTTACTTTAAAAAGACTTTACATCAAAGATCAACCAATTGCTgcaaatgttgacattttagaCGCGACAATAATCAAGATATTTTTCATGGCCTTTAACTTACTGTTCGAAAGTCGTTCTCAAACTTGTACGCCCCACCTCCTGTGGCGCAGAGTGTCGTGTGCAGGCTGGAGAAGTTCTTGTCACGCCCCATTTGAATAAACCGTGGCATGGCCTGTGTTGGGAAGCGGATAAAATGCAGGTTCCCCGTCCTGCCACACATGGTGAGGTTCCTCAGCTCCAGGTGGACGTCACGGACGCCCGTTTTACCTTAAAGTTGGAGAAATGATTTTTACAATAGGGGATTCTGCTCCAAAGCAGTTCTTGTTTTAGGAGCTACAAACACATACTACTAAAAACTGTGCTGACAGTTCATCTAAACAAAATTAGAGCAATCTTATGCAATACattagtcacacacacacacactgtaaaatataacctggtatttttttgtaaagcgcctttaactttatttttactatCTGAGGTACACAAGTTAAGAAATGGGAATGTCTGAGTAagaccactgtgtgtgtgtgtgtgtgtgtgtgtgtgtgtagacataCCATAGGCCACATTTGAGGTGAGGTAGCGGCGAATGGACTTGAGGTTTTCCACttcttcctgttcttcctcTGCAGTAATATCAACTGGCTCAAAGTACACCAGCTTAACCAAGGTGCCACCGATATCCATACCAAACCAGGGGAAAGCtagggaggaaaaggagaaataaTGCCAATAATGAACATTTAAACCTCATAACTTAGGTACGTTTTCAAACTTTTTTACTTTAGTCAAGGCAGAAATTCATTTACAGATTAAATGACTGGCTAAAACCGAGAGTGTACATTAGTTTACCAGTTTCTAATTGTACTGTGTGATGTAGCTGCTCTACTCTAGCTCTAAAGAGGTACCTTACCATTATGGTGTGGCTGGGAAAACTACCTAGTTTACAAaaagataaaagcaaaaatgaatgaCAAGAGATTAACCTACGTAAAAAACAGATATACTTTTAGGCTTTTATATATTACAAGCTATGTACtgctcttattttttaaatgaattgatGTCAGGAGTCATTGATGTCACAAATCAGGAAAACATCAATAATGATTATGATTTGCGAGGCCTTGAAATGTCTAGTCCACAATCAAAAGAACTTTCAAATGatttaaaactatataaaattttaaatcagaAAAGCTGTAATCAGCAGATGAATGGAAgtttaaatgattcatttaaCATTAGAACTGTTAAAGATCCATTTTTTAATCTATAGATGAACTGATTAATCATGGGATATCACCCAGTGACCCAACCAGGATTAAACaggtctgaaaataaaactgatgtaATGATAATGATCTAGTCTCTAAAAAAAGACATGTATGACAGGCATGTATATATGTAATAGTACACTGCATCTGCATATCTTTTAGTTTTAGGCTGTCaagttatttaaataaaaaaaacaaaaagattttaaaggctgtttgctgatgttcaatagagaaacaaatgagaaaagtaTCTGCAgaatacatgaaaataaaaatagctgGTCTGCACTAACTGTGACAGCTACTCAGTGTCCTGTGACATTTGTGTGATACAAACAGGTTCAACCGGGCTGACATGGGTTGAACAGGTATTTAGTGAGTTTGTGTCCTACATGTCTCAGCTGTTTGAAAGCAGCATGTCTGGAAACACTGCGGCACAGAGGGGTTTGGAGCACTCTGATTGGGGTAGTTTGTAAAGTAGGACATTGGGTTTGGCACAAAACCAGctagaagaaaaacataaacagcaagaaaaaaaaagacacataacCGCAGCTCAACAAGAGCCACCGTCGCCATGGAAACAGACAACCCTCCTCTCCAtcacctcctcttctctccgtctctcGCTCACAATTCACCCTCCGGATTTCTCCCTCAGCCTATATTGCATAGAACGTCTTTGTCTTCCTGCCCTCATTGCCCCTTTCACTACatattctctgtttttctctttccttttgttCCTTCCTCATACTCTCCAATGTCTGTTCCCAAGTTGTATTTGTTTCTCGTCCCTCTATCAGTTTAATTTGTTTCCAGTAGCTTTACCAGCATAGAAGAGAGGGAACTGCTActgcaagatgttttaatgcacCATAAATAAACTATATTAAATGTAGactttacttaaataaaagatTAGTTTAGTAAATTGcaagacaaaataataaatattccCCATGATTGCAATGTGATTTACTTCTGCTACATCACTGTCAAATGATTATCTTTAGGTTCTTCATTATTgctcaagacaaaaacacaaaaacatccatccatccatccatcatctatgaCGCTTATCCACTTGAGGGTGCGCTGTCGACCTGGATGAAAAGCAGATACACCCTGGACTGATCGCCAGCcgatcacagggctgacacacctACAGGCACTTAAGAGTCACCAATCGACCAAACTAGTgcgtgtttggactgtgggacgACACTAAAGTACCCCGAGAAAAAtcgacacagacacagagagtaCACtgaaactccacaaagaaaggctCCAGGCTGACTGGGGTTCAAACCCCAAAACAGATACAGCTGTAATCTTAATATTACTTTCAACAATACACAATGCTCCCTGTAAACTAGTTAATGTAATTTGGTTTGCTTGAAAAGTTATCACGTAGTGTAACATTGGGGTCACTTTGGTTCATTTGTGAGTTAGCAAAGTGCATCCAAAATggctgtaaaatgtttaaaaatatacaaattatatatattacatgTAAAACTGAATTTAACAATAAAATTCGAGAAAATAgaacaaactacaaaaaaaaaatacactcttCAAATCTATTTACTTTTGGCAGAAGAGTGTTTTATATTGTGAGAGCTGTGCACGTGCTGCTATTCTTAGAGGCCACCTGATGGATCTGAAGATCAACAAATAGCAAAGTGGATGATGCACACGTTTGAACACAAGGTCTTGTTTATTTACAACAGTCATGGTGACACAGTGCAGGCATGTAGGCCAGGTTAAAGAAGGCCTCTCTCTCAGCCCTGTTTTAGTCTTTcaaacatgaatgttttattttgttgtatcTGTTGCACAGTGCAGAAGCGAGAAAGGAAAGATAAGGAAGGCTGAGCAGAGTGTCTATAGACAGGAACAATGAAATCCCTGTTGTTTAATACAACACATGTTCACATGAGCAAGGTTGTTGTTGTGGAAAGCAGCAGCATTCAACAAAAGAATGCATTGAATCTGAATCTTCAGCAATGAGGGAAAGTGCAGAGCTGATTCTCATAGTAATTCAATAAATCTGGTGAAAAATGAACAGTGTGTGGGAACATTGTAGAAAAAGACATGTTGAACA is a genomic window of Mastacembelus armatus chromosome 15, fMasArm1.2, whole genome shotgun sequence containing:
- the pank1a gene encoding pantothenate kinase 1a isoform X1 — protein: MDKAKSMVDKKGAPVPGPFHVNNGQSQRVFHGHGHVVVAANGCSSNAFSSSTGPNCSSTFESVHHLHRGDDAECNGSPAKRCRLRRRTESVRRNRPPFPWFGMDIGGTLVKLVYFEPVDITAEEEQEEVENLKSIRRYLTSNVAYGKTGVRDVHLELRNLTMCGRTGNLHFIRFPTQAMPRFIQMGRDKNFSSLHTTLCATGGGAYKFENDFRTMADLELLKLDELDCLIRGLLFVDRVGFNGHPECYYFQNPSDTQSCVKKPCSLDNLFPMLLVNIGSGVSILAVYSENNYKRVTGTSLGGGTFLGLCCLLTGCETFEEALEMASKGDSTNVDKLVKDIYGGDYERFGLQGSAVASSFGHMMSKEKRDSISKEDLARATLVTITNNIGSIARMCAVNEKIERVVFVGNFLRINTVSTKLLAYAMDFWSKGQLRALFLEHEGYFGAVGALMELLKTTEDL
- the pank1a gene encoding pantothenate kinase 1a isoform X2; translated protein: MKLISEKKPAFPWFGMDIGGTLVKLVYFEPVDITAEEEQEEVENLKSIRRYLTSNVAYGKTGVRDVHLELRNLTMCGRTGNLHFIRFPTQAMPRFIQMGRDKNFSSLHTTLCATGGGAYKFENDFRTMADLELLKLDELDCLIRGLLFVDRVGFNGHPECYYFQNPSDTQSCVKKPCSLDNLFPMLLVNIGSGVSILAVYSENNYKRVTGTSLGGGTFLGLCCLLTGCETFEEALEMASKGDSTNVDKLVKDIYGGDYERFGLQGSAVASSFGHMMSKEKRDSISKEDLARATLVTITNNIGSIARMCAVNEKIERVVFVGNFLRINTVSTKLLAYAMDFWSKGQLRALFLEHEGYFGAVGALMELLKTTEDL